The proteins below are encoded in one region of Engraulis encrasicolus isolate BLACKSEA-1 chromosome 1, IST_EnEncr_1.0, whole genome shotgun sequence:
- the LOC134452704 gene encoding CCN family member 1-like: MNPTIFLVLLLTTASMYVVDASCPAVCQCPSVAPTCPPGVSLLTDSCGCCRVCASQLNQDCSDAQPCDHHKGLECNYGNDAASTWGVCRAKLDGRTCEYAGRVYQTGESFSVGCKHQCTCVDGAVGCGPLCHDQRLPMPSPHCPSPRLVRVPGECCFKVDCHHGGGALPPLVPSRRKESQQQKPQPPQTPPQIHPEAKQQDVELDHNRYDDSNHDNRSPAMVVVPPKRKEAKQQQQQSRQQKPLRPEPKSEPESRPRSRQQEVILDYNRYDDNRHDNHQSPVMAVPPKRREKQQQQQQKAQRPQIETRPWPNQKQQQQQHPLGGNSRQDDSHQGSRVPVDDNKMRDNEVVRRTETVKWADEPGYKHLSVWGKPKRCVVQTTDWSPCSSSCGVGVSSRITNDNVQCKLQRETRLCNIRPCSSLAVPPKKGKKCTRTRRSPEPVRLTYTGCRSLRLYRPTYCGSCVDGRCCQPSSSRTLLVPFRCSDGDLGYGGGGDEVRIVQRAVMFVQSCRCSEKDCGFLNEAALQPPKRWMYGDTHKYID; this comes from the exons gtggaTGCCAGCTGCCCGGCCGTGTGCCAGTGTCCGTCTGTGGCCCCCACGTGCCCGCCGGGTGTGAgcctgctgacggacagctgcggctgctgccgtgtgtgtgcgtcgcAGCTGAACCAGGATTGCAGCGACGCGCAGCCCTGCGACCATCACAAGGGCCTGGAGTGCAACTATGGCAACGACGCCGCCAGCACATGGGGAGTGTGTcgag ccaAGCTGGACGGCCGCACCTGTGAGTACGCTGGCCGCGTGTACCAGACGGGCGAGAGCTTCAGCGTGGGCTGCAAGCACCAGTGCACCTGTGTGGATGGCGCCGTGGGCTGCGGACCCCTCTGCCACGACCAGCGCCTGCCCATGCCCTCCCCGCACTGCCCCAGCCCGCGCCTGGTCCGCGTGCCCGGCGAGTGCTGCTTCAAG GTGGACTGCCACCATGGAGGAGGAGCCCTGCCCCCTCTGGTGCCTTCCAGACGGAAAGAGAGCCAGCAGCAGAAGCCCCAACCACCACAGACACCGCCTCAGATTCACCCAGAGGCAAAGCAGCAGGACGTGGAGCTGGACCACAATCGCTATGACGATAGTAACCACGACAACCGGTCTCCCGCGATGGTGGTGGTACCACCGAAACGGAAGGAGGccaagcagcagcaacaacagtcaAGACAGCAGAAGCCACTGAGGCCTGAGCCCAAATCGGAACCAGAATCAAGACCACGGTCCAGACAGCAGGAGGTCATTCTGGACTACAATCGTTACGACGACAATCGGCACGACAACCACCAGTCTCCAGTGATGGCGGTGCCGCCAAAGCGgagagagaagcagcagcagcagcagcagaaggcgCAGAGGCCTCAGATCGAGACCCGGCCATGGCCCaatcagaagcagcagcagcagcagcatcctctgGGTGGCAACAGCCGCCAGGACGATAGTCACCAAGGTAGCAGAGTTCCAGTCGACGACAACAAGATGAGGGACAACGAGGTGGTACGGAGGACCGAGACGGTGAAGTGGGCAGACGAGCCAGGATACAAGCACCTGTCAG tGTGGGGTAAGCCTAAGCGTTGTGTGGTCCAAACCACCGACTGGTCTCCGTGCTCCAGTAGCTGTGGAGTGGGCGTGTCCTCTCGTATCACCAATGACAACGTCCAGTGCAAGCTGCAGAGGGAGACCCGCCTTTGCAACATTAGGCCCTGCAGCTCATTGGCCGTCCCTCCCAAG AAGGGCAAGAAGTGCACCCGTACCCGCCGCTCACCGGAGCCCGTGCGCCTCACCTACACCGGCTGCCGGAGCCTGCGCCTGTACCGGCCCACTTACTGCGGCTCCTGCGTGGATGGCCGATGCTGCCAGCCCAGCAGCTCCCGCACCCTCCTGGTCCCCTTCCGCTGCAGCGACGGCGACCTCGGCTACGGTGGTGGCGGTGATGAGGTCCGTATCGTGCAGCGCGCCGTCATGTTCGTGCAGTCGTGCCGATGCAGCGAGAAGGACTGCGGGTTCCTGAACGAAGCGGCGCTGCAGCCGCCCAAGAGGTGGATGTACGGAGACACGCACAAGTACATCGACTAA